CCGCGCTTTTTCCAATATTCCCACGGTATTTCCGGGTAGCTACAAGTTTTCCTTCTCTCAGCTCGATCAGCGGATTTATAGATAAGAGCTTTGCCCCAAGATACGCCGCATTACTAACGCGCCCTCCCGCTTTCAGATAAACCAGATCTCCCGGGAAAAAACACAGCCTGCACATCCTGCAATATTTATCCACCACATGCAGGACTTCTTCTAATGGACAGTCCGGTTTTTCTCTCAGGTATTCTGCCACCGCCAATACGATCATCCCCTGCCCGATTGTCACAGATCTGGTATCTACGCTGGTTACATAATCTCTTCCTTCTCCGGCAATCAAGGCACTTTGGAAAGAACAGGTGGTAACCGCCGAATACGCCAGATGAAGGATATGCCTACCAGGATACCTGTCATGTATTTCATCAAAGACAGCCCTGAAATCTTCCGG
This is a stretch of genomic DNA from Marvinbryantia formatexigens DSM 14469. It encodes these proteins:
- a CDS encoding DegV family protein, which translates into the protein MRYVIVAESGSDIPPELADKYGIYIVPMHVSFDTETKDDGSFPADEIFSYYEETKKLPVTSGCVPEDFRAVFDEIHDRYPGRHILHLAYSAVTTCSFQSALIAGEGRDYVTSVDTRSVTIGQGMIVLAVAEYLREKPDCPLEEVLHVVDKYCRMCRLCFFPGDLVYLKAGGRVSNAAYLGAKLLSINPLIELREGKLVATRKYRGNIGKSAVKLLKDFVEERQLKKQMIAFGFSPGLHEKIRKEITEQARNMGFAQICWFCTGCVISAHGGPGGFGICGFFNERE